One stretch of Sylvia atricapilla isolate bSylAtr1 chromosome 4, bSylAtr1.pri, whole genome shotgun sequence DNA includes these proteins:
- the APBB2 gene encoding amyloid beta precursor protein binding family B member 2 isoform X9: MAERKNAKAMACSSLQDRTNVTLDVPLQVDFPTPKTELVQKFHVQYLGMLPVAKPVGMDTLNSAIESLMASSSKDDWLPVTMNVADATVTVINERNEEEVLVECRVRFLSFMGVGKDIHTFAFIMDTGNQHFECHVFWCEPNAGNVSEAVQAACMLRYQKCLVARPPSQKVRPPPPPADSVTRRVTTNVKRGVLSLIDTLKQKRPVTEMP, translated from the exons ATGGCTGAACGGAAGAATGCTAAAGCTATGGCTTGCAGCTCATTGCAAGACAGGACAAATGTCACCCTTGATGTTCCTCTGCAAG TAGATTTCCCAACACCAAAGACAGAACTGGTACAGAAGTTTCACGTCCAGTACCTGGGCATGCTGCCTGTAGCTAAACCTGTGG gAATGGATACTCTGAATAGTGCCATTGAAAGTCTAATGGCTTCCTCTAGCAAAGATGACTGGTTGCCAGTTACCATGAACGTTGCTGATGCTACTGTCACAGTCATCAATGAAAGA AATGAAGAGGAAGTCCTGGTGGAGTGTCGTGTGCGGTTCCTGTCCTTCATGGGAGTAGGCAAAGACATCCACACCTTCGCCTTCATCATGGACACAGGAAACCAGCACTTTGAGTGCCATGTGTTTTGGTGTGAACCAAATGCAGGCAATGTATCAGAAGCTGTTCAAGCTGCTTGTATG TTACGGTATCAGAAGTGTTTAGTAGCCAGACCTCCTTCACAGAAAGTTCGGCCACCCCCACCTCCTGCAGACTCGGTGACCAGAAGAGTTACAACTAACGTAAAAAGAGGAGTCTTGTCCCTCATTGACACTTTGAAACAGAAGCGTCCTGTCACAGAGATGCCATAG
- the NSUN7 gene encoding putative methyltransferase NSUN7 yields the protein MPDSESNLVSSHEDVINGTSVLSKTKISDEKRSVEKRTVTQIEKSGYPDSIYINAAKIFQGIRTEKSEDKSQVRYGDNSESPMVAFKDEHSRRASYELAFNALKYQDLLEEILLDSKVYPCYSIPDELTSLLVVMLYDLQDRKFQKRKIFAEEEVVAEVQEIGHYLYSYRTKLAAALARCRIKYDALSIEYFLPETVWKQEQRASALPVCFWINTLKISLEDVIRDLEMKGFTKVESVSDFDHYTYAVDQHCHDVLVFPSSLREELLNLDLFADCKLLLQDKSRSLAVHSAQALLSEGGDIIVAHVGSHLTIAHMSVLTNPSISTVFVCGVKSSAKEEELRNSFSHMGCENIQLLHEDFTELGTTDPRLEKAKVILLLPKCSGLGAGNPVELIISEDGDAELLRDLFQGFVSEDKLSVLAERQFNELIHALKFKKVQAIVYSTCSIYPEENELVVKKALESGVEGEKVRRYRLIPSVFSTCSNLETSTEIFFKMEPSETSSGCFLAVLEREKDTSKKPKDILASAAAKRLLDGIVEEQPKEEVKKEKVKQRKRKVTASDSKPKAAKLPHRQAGAKVKAEVPGYKAACRIHEEHEHKKKAASKSPQKNVHQKKAANNTPQKNVRKK from the exons ATGCCAGATTCTGAAAGTAATTTGGTGTCTTCACATGAAGATGTTATAAATGGTACTTCAGTTTTGAGTAAAACGAAAATTTCAGATGAAAAGAGATCTGTTGAGAAAAGAACAGTGACTCAGATTGAGAAGAGTGGCTATCCTGACTCCATATACATAAATGCAGCTAAGATTTTTCAAGGCATTCGTACTGAAAAGAGTGAGGATAAAAGCCAGGTGCGGTATGGTGATAACTCAGAATCTCCCATGGTGGCTTTTAAAGATGAGCATTCCAGGCGTGCATCTTATGAACTGGCTTTCAATGCTCTCAAAT ATCAAGATCTTCTTGAAGAAATATTGTTAGACAGTAAGGTTTACCCATGCTACTCAATA CCAGATGAGTTAACCAGCTTGCTTGTTGTGATGCTTTATGACCTACAAGACCGAAAGTTTCAAAAACGAAAGATTTTTGCTGAAGAGGAAGTTGTAGCAGAAGTTCAGGAAATAGGGCATTATTTATACAG TTACAGGACCAAACTGGCAGCTGCACTAGCACGATGTCGCATCAAATACGACGCTCTTTCAATTGAATACTTTTTACCAGAAACTGTATGGAAGCAGGAACAAAGGGCTTCTGCTTTACCTGTCTGTTTCTGGATAAACACACTTAAAATCAG CCTTGAAGATGTTATCAGAGATTTGGAGATGAAGGGATTCACAAAGGTTGAATCTGTGTCAGACTTTGACCATTATACATATGCTGTGGACCAACATTGCCACGATGTAttggtttttccttcctctcttaGAGAAGAACTGCTTAATTTAGATCTTTTTGCAGATTGCAAACTCTTACTGCAG GATAAGTCTCGCAGCCTTGCTGTCCACTctgcacaggcactgctgagTGAAGGAGGTGACATTATAGTGGCTCACGTAGGTTCCCACCTGACCATTGCCCATATGTCAGTGCTGACAAATCCCAGCATATCCACCGTTTTTGTCTGTGGTGTGAAATCTTCGGCAAAAGAAGAAGAACTGAGGAACAGTTTCAGTCATATGGGATGTGAAA ataTTCAGTTGTTACATGAAGACTTTACTGAGCTTGGAACAACAGACCCAAGACTTGAAAAGGCAAAAGTTATTTTGCTGCTACCAAAATGCTCTGGACTGGGTGCTGGCAATCCAGTGGAGCTTATTATAAGTGAAGATGGAG ATGCAGAATTGCTACGAGACCTTTTCCAAGGATTTGTGTCTGAGGATAAACTCAGTGTTCTTGCTGAGAGGCAGTTTAATGAGTTGATTCATGCACTGAAAT ttAAGAAAGTACAAGCTATTGTTTACAGCACTTGTTCAATTTAcccagaagaaaatgaacttgTAGTGAAAAAAGCACTGGAATCTGGAGTAGAGGGAGAAAAAGTACGACGATATAG gcttattccttctgttttttctaCTTGCTCCAATTTAGAGActtccactgaaatatttttcaaaatggagCCCTCAGAAACTTCCAGTGGTTGTTTCCTAGCTGTTCTAGAGAGAGAG AAAGATACATCTAAAAAACCTAAAGACATTTTggcttctgctgcagcaaaaaGACTACTAGATGGCATTGTTGAAGAACAACCAAAAGAAGaggtgaaaaaggagaaagtaaaACAACGTAAACGTAAGGTCACTGCTAGTGATAGTAAGCCAAAAGCTGCAAAGCTCCCTCACCGCCAAGCTGGAGCTAAAGTTAAGGCTGAAGTTCCTGGGTATAAAGCAGCCTGTAGGATACATGAAGAGCatgagcacaaaaaaaaagcagccagtAAATCACCACAAAAGAATGTGCACCAAAAGAAAGCAGCCAATAACACACCACAGAAGAATGTGCGGAAAAAGTAG